Within Tenebrio molitor chromosome 3, icTenMoli1.1, whole genome shotgun sequence, the genomic segment GTATCGTCTTctatttgttgaaaatttctcGATAACGAAAAGTTTTACTTTGCATGGATAAGTACCACCTCATAACTGCATCGATATGGTTTGTTCAACGAAAAATCAATTCCTTTCCCGCCTACGGACTCGACGTGCATTCTGCTGCACTATTATCTACGTTAAAAAGCAAACTCGACGATAAAACAGCCGTGGCTCGAATAGAATATCTAAAATGCAGCGTGTGCACTTTCATTAGTTCCGTGGCATCGTTTGATTCTCGTATTTTCTCATTATCGCTGCGGAGGAGACTTAATTTCCACCTCGCTCGGTTACGACACGGTTTCATAACCAGGCCCGAAGGCTCGGAGTGCCTTGAAGTAACTGTATTTTTACAGCAAGTGTGAGTTTTCTTTCTATCCGATCACGCCCCTTCAGCGGCTGCACTATCGTTCACCTGCCGCTTGTTAACATATCACGACGTCTGATTGATGAAGGTACTCACCTGTATGGCGAAGAGGCCCATTGTTACTAGGCCGATCCAGCTGTGAAGAGAATAGAAGTTCGGAATGGGGGGTAGGGCTAGATTGTGCGAGTCCAAGACCGCCAAGAAACCGACGGCGACGCAAGGAATCGCCAGAGCGTGAAAGACGGTGTGGAGAAGCTTGACGTAGATCCTTCGGCAACACCGACATATTCTATACAACAAAACGGCTGTAAAAAAACCATAACAATTAGTCTCCTTTGCGGCGCAAAGGTGAGAGCTGGCAATCCGGGGGGTAATTGAGCGAGAACAAACAACGGGAAGTAGAGTAGAAAACTAAGCGTCGCTAATTGCTACAACAACTGTACTAATTGGCGTCGGAGTGCGTGTGCGACTCCGAGAACTATCCCGGTGTTGTTTGGCGAAGAAATTTGCTTTTCGGTGGTCGTCGACCTCGACTCTTCGGCAGACCTAGTAATTGATGGCATCCGCGGCgtgcaattaaaatttcagcCTTGACAACCGTTCCGAGCACGGGAGGGTTAGGTGCTCCGGGACCGGTCCTCGCATCGTAAATCAGATCGATCGGAGATGGTCTAGGAATTCGCAAATGGCTCCTAAATCACCGATCCTCCTCTCTTCCGCATGCACCACTGTTAAGCGTGATGGATGCCGTCGAGGGGGAGAGAAATCCACGAGTGATCCACTTGGTCGCCTTTCTTGGACGCGCTCGATCGGTTCGTGAAAGGCGATCGTGCACCTCGTAGAAATCGAATTACGCAATTGCGGTACTCACAGAATCCGCTGAATGTGATGAAGCCGGCCACCATCAGTACCGGATGGAGGTTGAACTGTCGCTTGGGGTCGTCCCTCCAGGCGAAGCCCTCTTGGTGTCTGATGACCCAATAGAGGGTGAGACCGAGGGATGCCAGGAGGAGGATGCAGGCCAAGACCATGACCAAGGCGTACTCCAGCCAGCTCCCGCAGCCCCATTCGTTCTCCTCCTCGTAGTGCCGGTGTCTGAAAGAGATAAATCAATCGGCGAGTCCAAATATGATTTGTTTATTGGTCAAGTTCGTGATCGCGAGTGGCGGGTGTTTAACACACATCGATTCGAAACATTACAAATTGAGCTGTCAATCGATCGATTGTGTTGTTTCCGAGAGTGCGACGGAAGCAAATCCATTTCACCCACAGATTCGATCACAAAGCAGACGAATTGGGTCCTCAGATGAAAGTCCAACAATGACCAAGTAACACGGTTCCGAATCGATTGTGAGAATCGTGTTGTACATCTGCTACATGGCCATTTAGAGATCTAGTCGCATTTCACTCgcattgtaatttttcgtTGGTTGGTTCTTAATAAAAAGTGAAGTCGGACAGATTTTGCCTTTTCACTCGGACGCTTTCTCCCCGCATGCAGTTTTTCCGTAATTCTAACGTTCGTACAAAGAAACGGAGCCAAGGTGATTATCAGTTCCGCTCGGTTTTACGCAAAAGTAAACAGTGTCAGTTTTTGGAGCGAAGAAAAAGAACGTCCTGCCTCTCCTCCGGCGCCCATTACGACCTATTACGCGTGCATCCCCCGCGGCGCCTTCCAACTTTCTATTTCTTCTCTGGTGCTTGTTATTTTTCCAAACGAGGAATCGAGCGAAAGGTCAAAGGCgtggaaaatatttgaacagGAATCCGAGTACAAATTCGATCATTACCTTCCCCATTCCGCGCGAAGCTGACGCTTTGAGCTTGGAGTGTATTAGTATTTGTCGAGAAAATACGGAGTGCAAATACGGACACCTACGTTCAATAGAAAGCAGGGGCGGCTCCGGAGTGTGACCTTTTCGTCGGCTTCTTTGACGGATTAGCAAACATGTGATTCACCGAGTTAACTAGAGGTCGCCACCGACGACCAATTTGGGAAGCCCCGCCACTCGAACCGGACgaattttcttgaaaaagcTGATCGACTCGATTCTGTCCGATCGAGTGTGAAGAAGGAGCGTTCAGAGTGGGTCGTCGACCCGAATCTTGTGCAACGTGCACGATTTTCTTTCAGTCTCGTGGAATTTTTTCGCGTGGGGATGAAAGGGGCTCCGTGAGCGTACGTTAATTAGCGTGATCTAGCCGGATCGCGCCCTTTCACACGCTCATTTCGCCGCGGCCATTTATTCATTCATTGCGAATTATTTAGTTAAAGCTGTGGCAGTGCCGTCACGTCAACTCTGCTATTTATCACGGTTGCAATTCGAGGCTATCACAGCTGTTTAATATTGCATTCCCTCGCTCATAACAGATGTAAGCCGCCTACGCGAGACTCACAGAGCCATTCCGAATCCAtctgataaaaatttcatagTTCTTCTTCCCGGTTTCTCCGCTTTCCGTGCGAAATGCTAAATGTTAACGGTTATCGACTAATGGAAGCGTACTTTCTACAAAGCGACGGTTCTGCATCAGACAAAGCCCACGACGGTCGTTGCTCAAGACTTTACGACGCGTAAATCATCCGGGATGAAGATGATTCCCGTCGAAAATCGCACGTCTCCCCTACGGAGGCCATCAAAACGACGGACGCCTCCCCTGAGGCCGCCATGCCGCAGGTGTCGCCACTCTCGGACCCACCGTAGTAACGTGCATGGGCGCGCTGGTGGTTTACGACGAGACGTGGGCTCATTGTGAAACAAACTTGTCCAACAACCTCTACCCGCGGGTTGCATTTCCTCTTACACTAAACCAGTTATCATTGAGGATTATTCAATATCAAGCGGCGGAGAGATTGTGTAACGCGTTCGGCGCGAAATTCAAATTCCCACGACTTATATAAAAACGACAACGAAAGTAAAAGTGGGCCAAACAATTTCGCATAATTCATGTCGGTGTTTTAGGGTAAAAATGAGAAGATTCGTCGTGGTTACTTTCGTTGGTAATTGCTCGGAGATGACAATACATAATGTCTCTCGTTCGTGTCGGAAGAAATTAATTCTGAGGTTGAAATCAGGTCGGATTTTGTTCTCACGTAAGATGGATTTGTACGGAGTGGCGTAACTGTGCACCTGCGAGGGTCCAGGGATCCCAGGGCGCCGACGGAAATAAAGTcgttacgaaaacttttttttcgtCGCCTGCTAATTTGGTGCTTGTGCCAAAGGGGAGAATGTGGTGGCAAAATCTGTCAGTTTTTGGCGCGAGGACCGCCCAAAAGAGACAAAAAACCGCCGGTTGCATCAAGGATGTCATCCAAAAGTCACAACAATAATTAAGGATGACACCCAAGGTTTCAATAAcacaaatataaaatgacacCAAGACGCGCCATTAGCAATTCCAAGTGGTTTATCTAATTTCAATTAATGGAAGGCTCGTTTGAGCAAGACACGACTGCGATAGCGGTTGCGTAATGATAAATCCAAACGAGGAGGGAATTGCATTCAAATATGCAGTACACTCCTCCGGGTATGAATAATTTAGACGATTCCCACCGGGTATGATTTTTGCTCTCCTCCAGCTCGTAGGAGtattgttgttaattttttaagggGCCAGAGTTCAAAAGCCGCAAGAAATCGCGGTGATTTCGACAAAGAAAATTACAGCCAGCGATAAAACAAATAGTTTTTTGGCACACCTGTGCGCTCGTTTCACACATTTTTCCGTTAGTTTAAACAAAAAGCCTCATTCAATGACCCAACTATTtatgataaaatttcatttctgtcATTGAACTGgttattattttatcaaaagGTGACAAGTAGACCACGTCGGAAATATTGTGGGAcggaaaaaatttatttcaccaATAATTCAACCAACAaggttatattattttcttgtttttgtgGCCTTCGTCGTCAGACCCGACAGCATTTGGACGTTTGGGTAAGACGAGACTTTATCTAATGGAAGATGTAACGCAAGAACTCGCCCTGTTCTGTAAGTCGTATCAAATTATATCCAGTGTGAAATTGGCTCTGTTTTAGAAAGATCACATTAGacctttaaaaataaaaaaaatccacttttGTTGCACCGTTTGCTTGGAAAACGTCGCTTTCCTCGCGTCACAACATGCCGACCTTGAGTTAATCTAACATTTTGCTTAATTAACGTTTCATTGTTTAAGGTTTTCCAGTGAGTAACGTCGATATTAAAAATCGTGATGTTTGTTCGCATCAAGTTCCTGCGCATTTTCCGCACGGGAGTTCTTCGCGAAGAACTTCTTCACTGTCGTGCTAATGAACTGCGAAAATAGTTACGCGCTGGCCCAGTTTTCGTCATTGAAATATGTCTCTATCGGTATTTTAAGTGCAAAACGTGATAATTCCCAATCCCAACATCGTACCGGACCCAGTTtgctaataaaacacaaacacATTTACCGTTACAATATTTGCTGTTTTGTGTTTGCCACATAAAAAATGGTCGTTTGCGTCGGGTGACCCGATGTGTCTTCGAGCCGCGGAATCAATTTCAATTAGAGCAGAGCTCGACGGTCGCGCTGGTTCGCCACAAGATTGTTGGAGCGCTCTTGGAACGGTTCTTTGGGTtggaaatgtttattttggGCAAACGAGTAGATATTGTTGCATCTCTGATAAAATGTTGCGTCTCATAATCCATTATAAATAGCTTCTGACTTAATTTAATCTCAATTTCTCCTCTATCTCGGCGCTAAGGTCATCGATGGTACAGGTTCTTCGAGGTTTCGTCATGTAACTGTGCAGGCAATTTAAATTCACGTTGCCAAATTACACCTATCGcttcttattaattttttgttgttcggAATCATCCGTCTTCGTCCTGCTCGTTCGACGACATTGTAGAATGCACATTTACTCCCCAATTAGTCGCAattatttttagttatttaataGAAGTACTTAGTCACATCCTGTTTAGCGCGTAAAATTTCCCtcgaattattatttttgagttACATAATCGTGTGGGGCTGCAGGCGCACACGTCAATACATACAATACAATTCCAAGGATACTTGTGCATGAATTACAtgttaataatttatgtgCGAATGTTGAcacgttttaaaatttgttttctgtgcgtgtgtttattttgtatgtaGGTAGGTAAAGCAGGAATTGTGCCAACTATTTCCGACCGGTCCCGTGAGGGCTTCGATTGCCTCATCCGACACTAACGCAAATGGGATTTTCTTGTAcgatgaaaatttaataacgaacGTTCAAGTTCAAGCGTGGAAAAAATCCCCCGAA encodes:
- the nemy gene encoding transmembrane ascorbate-dependent reductase CYB561 isoform X3; translated protein: MAKNKMHTHRHYEEENEWGCGSWLEYALVMVLACILLLASLGLTLYWVIRHQEGFAWRDDPKRQFNLHPVLMVAGFITFSGFSVLLYRICRCCRRIYVKLLHTVFHALAIPCVAVGFLAVLDSHNLALPPIPNFYSLHSWIGLVTMGLFAIQFVVGFFSFLILLCCEGATAGFRASLVPIHASFGLTTFMLAIAACLTGLTEKVFFSLGSYYTTLPEEGMVVNALAMVLVALAIVTGYILQREEFRFRAHILIRSGDL